A genomic region of Polypterus senegalus isolate Bchr_013 chromosome 17, ASM1683550v1, whole genome shotgun sequence contains the following coding sequences:
- the LOC120518164 gene encoding nuclear GTPase SLIP-GC-like — MKIDRKYKKKVETFLMGSEEHGVENTLKVFTVSSKEYWNITLKKKSSLTIDETELPSLKGYLREIYISQTKKTVENYISEVSGIISFLNVTKEYVGDKNNENTSLYINLTKKLKYEIHTLDVFFGKILQTLETELKNGVDKAEKDCLKNLNSLLKPEKMNFSGYHQTIKALCKNSGSFRSSRGDFIDLNNKLTSPIYATVNNTIKSTFQFNACTKRNIKGSLTLLQSNFLEYEAFKSKKTAQSYRLIYIKTELRRVLVLLEKKILHRKIIIYNSIMQSILEVMEPVYKDASKVQGPNSMNKIQKMFEEKLKECQSTMFKEAMKNMLAEFKDLNTDVIKTLEDKMEASMRLALAQFPEGLHLPDSTKELEQMKALCDTINLQIFN, encoded by the exons ACATTTCTAATGGGTTCTGAGGAGCATGGTGTCGAGAATACCCTGAAGGTATTTACAGTGAGTTCTAAGGAGTACTGGAATatcacactaaaaaaaaaaagtagccttACAATTGACGAAACTG AACTCCCATCATTAAAGGGGTATTTGAGGGAGATCTATATCAGCCAAACAAAGAAAACAGTGGAAAATTATATTTCtgaggtgtctggaattataTCCTTTCTTAATGTCACTAAAGAATATGTTGGAGATAAG aataatgaGAATACATCTCTCTACATAAACTTGACCAAAAAACTTAAATATGAAATCCATACCTTGGATGTTTTCTTTGGCAAAATTCTACAAACTCTGGAGACGGAACTGAAAAATGGTGTGGATAAAGCTGAAAAGGATTGTCTAAAAAATCTCAACTCACTTTTAAAACCT GAAAAGATGAACTTCAGTGGCTATCATCAGACCATTAAGGCTTTGTGCAAAAATTCTGGAAGCTTTCGTTCATCCAGAGGAGATTTCATTGATCTCAACAATAAACTGACTTCTCCCATTTATGCAACCGTGAATAACACCATCAAAAGCACTTTCCA GTTCAATGCTTGtaccaaaagaaatataaaaggaaGCCTGACCTTGCTTCAATCAAACTTCCTAGAATATGAGGCATTCAAATCAAAGAAAACTGCCCAGTCTTACAGGCTGATATACATTAAAACTGAA TTAAGAAGAGTATTGgtgttattggaaaaaaaaattctccacagaaaaataattatatacaatAGTATCATGCAGTCCATTCTGGAGGTAATGGAACCAGTTTATAAAG ATGCCAGTAAAGTACAAGGCCCAAATTCAATgaataaaattcagaaaatgtttgaagaaaaactgaaagaatGCCAAAGTACCATGTtcaaagaagcaatgaaaaacatGCTGGCTGAGTTTAAAGACCTAAAC ACTGATGTCATAAAAACTCTAGAAGATAAAATGGAAGCATCCATGAGGCTGGCACTGGCACAGTTTCCAGAGGGATTGCATTTACCAG ATTCCACAAAGGAACTGGAGCAGATGAAGGCACTTTGTGATACTATAAACCTTCAGATTTTTAACTGA